A single Streptomyces sp. 2114.4 DNA region contains:
- a CDS encoding serine protease, translating to MNDAVPVGVEPLAAHSVPHAPAGVTAARRPPPSGTPGPEHFAGHPTVGTFFFDSTPLGGKSTFCTGSVVHTAVKDIVLTAGHCGLGLKTATHRIFVPQYVSGKPAADQPYGIFPVTRLYIDPRYESNTKKPVSDLDLAFAQTDPDSQGKQVEEVTGALTFTPATGYTHHVTVLGYPSSEGVNPQHRAIRCPVTTTQLPGFRQISMLCTGFYGGVSGGPWIEDYDPANGTGKVIGNTGGYNGGGNDANDDWVTYAPLYGKDAQDLFNDAAAHRTVSQRPPYQPTTQTPWLHAFDRAPWKHAVQMTAGYYTGGSAGGKRHMDLIVRWDDGEVTLYQGGDTNDPAHPFAAEYQLAPRKSIWTHAVSLTAVNTGGGTDGLAVRWSDGEMTLYTSVDAKGFHGEKQLAPADTAVWRDEAQLITGGRFTPGGNRDDLLVTWKDGHVSLFTDLAANALKKQTQIVAKNTTWPHAGQLTTGSFTGKSTDDVIVRWSDGETTLYPGLTAKGLPTETKLRPAKSEWKDATVVTAGAFTTNTSANDVLARWNDGHLSLFTGIDANGLHNETQLTPAR from the coding sequence ATGAACGACGCCGTCCCGGTCGGCGTCGAGCCCCTCGCAGCTCACTCCGTGCCACACGCTCCCGCCGGCGTGACCGCCGCGCGGCGACCGCCGCCGTCCGGCACGCCCGGCCCCGAGCACTTCGCGGGCCACCCGACGGTGGGCACGTTCTTCTTCGACAGCACGCCGCTGGGCGGCAAGAGCACGTTCTGCACGGGCAGCGTCGTCCACACGGCCGTCAAGGACATCGTCCTGACCGCCGGACACTGCGGTCTGGGCCTCAAGACGGCCACCCACCGCATCTTCGTGCCGCAGTACGTGAGCGGCAAGCCCGCCGCCGACCAGCCTTACGGCATCTTCCCGGTCACCCGCCTGTACATCGACCCCCGCTACGAGTCGAACACCAAGAAGCCCGTCTCCGACCTCGACCTGGCCTTCGCGCAGACCGACCCCGACAGCCAGGGCAAGCAGGTGGAGGAGGTCACGGGAGCCCTGACGTTCACCCCTGCCACCGGCTATACCCACCACGTCACCGTCCTCGGCTACCCCAGCTCAGAGGGCGTCAACCCCCAGCACCGTGCGATCCGTTGCCCCGTCACCACCACTCAGCTGCCAGGTTTCCGGCAGATCAGCATGCTCTGCACCGGCTTCTACGGCGGCGTGTCCGGCGGGCCCTGGATCGAGGACTACGACCCCGCCAACGGCACCGGCAAGGTCATAGGCAACACAGGCGGATACAACGGCGGCGGCAACGACGCCAACGACGACTGGGTGACCTACGCACCGCTGTACGGCAAGGACGCCCAGGATCTGTTCAACGACGCCGCCGCCCACCGCACGGTAAGTCAGAGGCCGCCCTACCAGCCCACAACCCAAACCCCCTGGCTGCACGCCTTCGACCGTGCGCCGTGGAAGCACGCCGTGCAGATGACGGCGGGCTACTACACCGGTGGTTCCGCGGGCGGCAAGCGCCATATGGACCTGATCGTGCGCTGGGACGACGGCGAGGTCACCCTCTACCAGGGCGGCGACACCAACGACCCCGCCCACCCCTTCGCCGCCGAGTACCAGCTGGCGCCGCGCAAGAGCATCTGGACCCACGCCGTTTCTCTCACCGCCGTCAACACCGGTGGCGGCACGGACGGCCTGGCGGTGCGGTGGAGCGACGGCGAGATGACCCTCTACACGAGCGTCGACGCCAAGGGCTTCCACGGCGAGAAGCAGCTCGCCCCGGCCGATACCGCTGTGTGGCGTGACGAAGCCCAACTGATCACCGGCGGCCGGTTCACCCCGGGCGGCAACCGCGACGACCTCCTGGTCACCTGGAAGGACGGCCACGTCTCCCTCTTCACCGACCTGGCCGCCAACGCACTGAAGAAGCAGACCCAGATCGTCGCCAAGAACACCACCTGGCCCCACGCCGGGCAGCTGACCACCGGCTCCTTCACCGGCAAGTCCACCGACGACGTGATCGTGCGCTGGAGCGACGGCGAGACCACCCTCTACCCCGGCCTGACCGCCAAGGGCCTGCCCACCGAGACCAAGCTCCGGCCCGCGAAGTCCGAGTGGAAGGACGCCACCGTCGTCACCGCAGGCGCCTTCACCACCAACACCAGCGCCAACGACGTCCTCGCCCGCTGGAACGACGGCCACCTCAGCCTCTTCACCGGCATCGACGCGAACGGCCTCCACAACGAAACCCAACTCACACCCGCAAGGTGA
- a CDS encoding DUF1877 family protein, whose translation MAVTQQLARISAEYLASCRQSADASPDGDPLWDPPSADVLDLDWAPFLLERVCELGGLDGVHRHALRQALGGDTAIDLSFLNTPPHAMGPFGPDPTALSAAQVAPVAEALGQIDFPALLAALPADEAEAASLIGNGADKIVGGPKKYLLEHFNAMREFYHGASQRQLLVVLWWD comes from the coding sequence ATGGCCGTCACTCAGCAGCTTGCTCGCATCTCGGCGGAGTATCTCGCCTCCTGCCGCCAGTCAGCCGACGCATCGCCGGACGGAGATCCTCTCTGGGACCCACCTTCCGCGGATGTCCTGGACCTGGACTGGGCCCCGTTCCTGCTCGAACGGGTCTGTGAGCTGGGAGGTCTCGATGGCGTCCATCGCCATGCTCTCCGACAGGCCCTCGGCGGTGACACCGCCATCGACCTCTCCTTCCTCAACACGCCTCCGCATGCCATGGGACCCTTCGGGCCAGACCCCACGGCCCTCTCCGCGGCTCAAGTGGCTCCCGTCGCGGAAGCACTCGGGCAGATCGACTTTCCGGCTCTCCTGGCCGCCTTGCCGGCAGACGAGGCAGAGGCCGCCTCCTTGATCGGCAACGGCGCGGACAAGATCGTGGGCGGCCCCAAGAAGTACCTGCTGGAGCACTTCAATGCCATGCGCGAGTTCTACCACGGCGCATCCCAACGGCAGCTTCTCGTCGTGCTCTGGTGGGACTGA